One Nicotiana tomentosiformis chromosome 1, ASM39032v3, whole genome shotgun sequence genomic window, AATAAATTATTAGATCCATATTGATGCAATGCAATCAGATCAAGAAGACTAATACCTCTTAAATAAGAAAACTTAACGAAAATATTTAAGATGACATTTCATGGAAACTGACCTCAAAAtcaagtgaaaaaaaaaacatGTAATCGATATCTATCCTAATTGATATAAAATCAATTTATTGCTAAGAGTATGTATAGTTTAGAATTTATATGTAATACATCACAAGCTAGTGGTATGTATCTGCTAAAATAATCGAGATACAGTACAAAAATGAAATATTAACGTTATTAAATACAGCTCGCATATTGGTGAATCATATCAATTAATGGaataatactaaataaattcttgAATGGAATGGGCAATGGGGACGATCGATGCTACCGACACCAAGGTCCATTGGATTAGCATTAAAAAGCTAAGGCAAAAGGTGATTACTAAAGCTCGCAAACGCAATTAACAAACTAATGTATTAAAAGTGCACTATGGTTCCTTTTTAGCAATCTTTTTTATGAAAGCAAACCATCATCTTTGCAAGCTGTTCTTGTTgtgaaaaaacaaaaacaattatGCTCCTCTTTTCCTCCACTTTCATATACACCATATTCCTCAACAGTCCAGTAAATTATTCATATTATATTTGAAATCGTGTGATTCAACATTGTCTGCGCAATGCTTTGATGTAAATTTGGATCTATGAATAACATTTAATATAAGTTATTTTTTTAGTCTCTTGAAATACAAAATGCGAAATGTATCAATATTAGTTATGATTTTGCATATAGGCAATTCCTCGAATAATTGTTTACTATGAAggaattttttaaaagaaaataagtGGTTTGGTCACTTATTTTTCAAATGTTGGTTGGATGGATGATTGAAAATCTGAAAAGAATACTTGTTAAGGCTTGATATTGATAAATCGGATGTGGCtgaatgaaatataataaaatgtaAGCTATAATATGTGTAGGAATTGGAATAGTCTTACGACAGAAAATGACTTCATCGATAAGTGAgagaatttttttttcctttttgatggaaaatatttttctcaccTACAATCAATAGGAAGTAGCAGCAACAAATTTGTACTATTTATCAAACATTATTTTTGAACCAGTTTTTCGAAAAAAGATAAATTTATCCTTGGTGTAACTTAGTTGATTTAATATGCAAAAAGAACAACTACAATATAAAATAAGGTGGATATCAGCTCAACCGCAAGCTTAATTTGTTGACTAACGCATTTTAGGGGTTAGAGTAGAATAAAACAATGCTTGTCCTGCTATATTGAGAACTAACTAGACTTTTCTAACAGGTGCTGGTGACATTTATTAAGCATGTGATAACTTGAAAGCTAGAAAAAGCATTAAAACATTACCAATGACATCACGACACTCTATTTAAGTCAGAGAAGGATCTGGTTTGGTCATATTTCCACCACAAATGATTTATTCTAAGTTCTAACCATAAAAAATTCCAGAACTGTAGAATTTGGCTGATCAATCACTAACAGCCAACAGCTACCAGCCCACTAACTTTAAACAAAGTTGGTGTACTTTTGACTCTTTGCCTTTCAAGATATTTTTAAGTACCTAATCACCTTGCAAGCACATTGATTATTTCAATAAATActgtacatgttatctctctctaATATCGGTACGAATAATTCTGCCCCACCAAAGCCTTAACAAATGAAAAAAATCACTTTTAGTAACACCTTTGCCTTATACTAGAATTTGTGTCTTCTAAGATTACTTGATCCATTCATGACATCTTCTGTTCAAAAGTCCTTTTGGTTTTTTTTGttggaaggggggggggggggggggaagggagGCGTCTTCAAAACATAAGTTAAAATTATAGCAAGAACCTTTCTACCTGAATTATTCATTCCATCGTTCACGTAACAGCAGATATATTTGAGAGAAAAACTGCAAGCATCTTTAACTATACAAATATCTAGATGTATACGCTTAATTCTTCTTTTTCCGGTAACATACATCTTAGTAGTATACTCTCAAGGCCAACTCCTTGTGCACAAGGGTAACAAGAAGTGGGAAGAAAGGGGGAAAAAGAGAAGCCTATACCAATTCAAAACTTGTTTGTTCTGTAAACCAAAAAAAGGAAAGTTGCATCATTTGGACCTAATCAACATTGGGAAGGGTGTGTAGCTGTTTCTGATGAGCCCGAGCAGTGAAACCAGCATACCAAGCGACTCTCATGAGCTGCATGCCGAGAATGAGTACCCACCAGCAGACTAGCCCCCTAATTGTATGCAGCATCCATGATGGTGCAGCGAGTTCTGCACTGAGCTTTAACCCCCTCATCAATTGCAACACACGATAAGCTTCATAAACTACCGGTGTCACCAACCACACTGGTGACTTCCAATGCCATGTCAGCATCTCTGTGAGTATCTGTATGCATAGAAGCAGGAGATAGGGGCCCAAGAGCACCGCATAAGAAATGAAAGGAAGTTGGGGCTGAAGGAAACTGTTCTGAGAACCAAAAAGTACTGCCAAGGGAATGACTAAACCCATAACGTTCGCGACCATGTTCCATAACTGATAACTAAAAGGCGGCTTGCTGCTGGAATCTTCACTGGTGTCTGGTGAACGAGCACAAGAATCGGCTAACAGGAGAAATAGGTTTGCTCCAAGATTGTAAATACAATCAAGTCCAGTCAAGGAAAGAAGGCTGGCTATGTTGGGACCaatgaaaactgatgaaataggCAGCCACAAAGTTGGCACCATCCCAGTGGCTAAGAGAACGGCAGGGCCAAGAACCCACACAGGCCATTGGAGGTATTGGAGCTGCAAAGGTGGATGATTCTTTACATCAGTGAGGCCTTTAGCCTCAGTTAATGAAGATTCAGCTGGTTTGCTGGACGACATGGTTTCAAATATATTGGTTGTTCCTTCCAGAAATTTATCTTCATTATTATCACTAGGAACATAAGTGACAGGTGCAGGTTCCCATGGTGACTGATTTGAGCAGCAAATCGAGAATGGTTTTTGGCTCATACATGGAAAGGTCATTCTATTTGGCACTCTTTGGGTTTTTAACAATTGCAGCTGTTTATGAAGTGCATGTCGCGAAGTAACTGCTGATGTTGCAGATGGCAGGTGGATTAAAGATGCCATATCCCTCTGCTCATAAACTGAAGCTAGGTGACCGAGGGAGTAACTGTGACTGAAGTTACCTGGATGGAATAAATGGTACAATTTCAACTAAAGTTAGATCATCAACAATCAAAAGACAAATCACCATATTATTTTGCAAATCACAAAATGAAATAATGAATCCAGATGTTTTATGGAAACCAAATAAGAACAAACAGTAACAGGGTTAACTTTCCAACTAAGGCCTCAAGAAAGGTAtcattttgttgagatgtttGAAATAAACGTGATCACATGCATTGGAAAGCTTAATTAGCTGGTTGGAGGGCTCGACAGTTGAAACTTAACATGTAAAAGATTCGGCTCATACAGAGACAAAATACAAATTTGTAACCTTTCACTTCATGTTTATCTATTACATCCAACATCTTCATTCTGCTGACTAGGTAATATGCAGAAAACAAAATCTCAAGAAGCAGATTTATTGGTTATCTGAAATCAGCTTATCCTTAAACTCAAATTGCAAAGTAGCCTAATGAGACTTGTACACGAATTAGGTTATTATGACATCTATGTATAACATATTGAAAAATTTCTGTTGACATTGAATAGAATTGCTATGAAACTACTACATTCAGGACTTGCAGACCAACAACAGTGAGATTATCTACAAGTAAATGTTTCTATACTAGATTGAGTTGGACAACAGAGGTTGATGTAAAGATACGAAGGAGTACAGATAAAGAGCTCAGACAAGAGACATAGATATAATAGAGATAGACATGCAGATGTGCCAGTTActtaaagaaatttggagatgaacAAGAAACACAATGGATTTCCATCTCTTAGCTACAAGTAAATGCAGAACCTGCAGTCTCATCTAAAGTTCTCAATGCCAACATATAGAGATTagtaatataaaaaattaaactgCCAATCAACAAAGTTATATACTTATATTTCAGTCCAAGGAGAAAACAAGCACATAAAAATATAGGGAGAGTTCTTCACAATGGATGGAAAGGCACCTGCCTCCCAATTATAATGATCACAGTTTGCTTTTAACTCAAAACACTTCTGAAGATCCTTTTTCTctgtatttcaattattaatcCTTGACACAACATATCTTTTGTTCAAAGAACATGCTTGCACATCCTCACCAaagattgagagagagagagagagagagattgcaCTAACTAACAAGAGTCACGTGCCCAAAACTTGGTCAGAGTAATTTCTGTAGCATTACTATACTAAAGGATTGCTTGCTTCAAGACTCAAAAGTAGCACATATAAGGTGTTTATCCGGATTGGCATAGCCAATCTAGCAAGTACAAAAGGATCATGCTAAACCAGTTGAATGAAACTTTGTTAGAGTATCGGGGAAGAAGGAGGAATCCAGATGACAAGGGGATCGTGACTTGTGACTAGTTGTGAGACATGTTAGTTTATGGAGAATTTGAGGAAATCTGGTGAAAATGTTATGAAATCTTGCTCTCGTTTAGTGATTCCTTTCATTCAAAACAAGAACAACGTAGCAAAATTCCTTGATCTATCTTTGCAACAGCTACTATATCAGCTCTTCTAATCCAGGATCTATATATTTCAGATAATAGGGCCAGTTACATTCTCTTTAACACCAAAAGAAGCTTAATTATGTTACCCTTCATTTTCTTCAGAAACCAGCACCCATCAAGCTCCTCAAAAGGAAAGGTTTATTTATTGCTTCTTCATAAGCTTAAATTTGTGCATGATTTTTTGCTTGAGGATGACTTAATTATCACACACCCTTAAAGGACTTTGCAAAGAAATCCTTTACAGGGCTGATTTCTAAGACAAAGATTTGTTTTTTAATCAACACTTTCCATGCATTTAACTAAACAAGCTCATTGGGATGAGAAAATATTGCATTATATGCATCACTTCACATCATAAACTCTTCTGCATATACAGTGTGAAATCCCACTATATCAATTGTCTAAGGACCTATGAGTTATGTAGAAGAAAAGGGTTGACCAAACACAGATAATCACATTATCAAGATAATTATTGACAATAACAGTAGACAGAGTTTTGATTTCCAGATGAAAGCTGAATTTTTTACACAAACCTTCTTTaatccaacttccaatttccacacACAACAAAGACAAATCAAACTAGTTGGCAAATATCGAAAAttaaagaaataaagaagaaaaatccAGTTCCTTTAACAaattatttagaaacaatttaaaaGGGGGAAAAGTACAGAGCACAATTTAGTTAAAGTTGCAATATTGTGAAATACTGATTGAGAAAACAAATAGTAATTGAAATAACAGCGAAAGCATTTGTCATCACCTATACTCCTGCTGAGTGAAATTCGATGTTGGAGCTTTGACAATTAATCAAATAGGGTCTTTACTCTCAAAATTTCCTCATTCTTTAGACACTGCTTTGGAAAGAGAGTACACAAATGTAATAAGGGAAGAGAAagggaagtgccaaagaagaagaaaagaatcgAGGGAAGGGGCGGAACACGTAAAGGAGCGCGTATGatatggaggaaaatattttacatgtcaatttatttttgttttcaaccgggtttttttttgttttttgttttttttacaatattttttAGTTTGGCAAAAGAGTAAGTGGCATATGATAATTGGTATAAATAGTGTTTTAGTTGATACTTTTGTACATTTTCTTATTTAAATCGAGTTCAATAATCCATCAAAAGAAACTTTCCCATGTGCATACTATAAATTTTTTATCAAACGGAATTCAATTGACCGTTCTTACCCTAATATGGCTCCGCCATTGCACATACCAATCACAAAACACCACTACAATTCGTCAATGTTTCATTTCTATCAAGTATTAGTTTGACCAAAGAGTATAGATCtcggttcaaataattaaatttatatcaaTAAGGATTAATTTTAGCTAACAATAATTTTTCTAGATGAAGCTCTTAAAGGAGCAACAAATATTATGTAGATCGGGTCAGACAATGGCGGTGACATATAATAAATATTCCAGAAATCAAAAGTAATAATATAGCATTCAATGATaaggaataataataaatgacatttaagtaaatagaagagACGAGTCACCTAAGAAATGATGAAATAAGTAGATGTTCTTTCTAATAATGATGAATGATACACAATACcttgaatatttgagttattctcgAATCTAGTGGAAAAGTATAGACAAGAATTTTAGTGAAAATGTGATATTTGTATCTTAGCAAGTGGGATTCGATTATTTTAGTTAAAATGTgttctttacaaatgaatatctcaTATCCCGTatcattgtatttttttttatttatagggaacatgctcctaagaaactctaatagtacaagtacagagaatatccactaaaatattctctttaatatcctatctTGAAACTATGGGTGTCTAACGAGCCGGGTTGACCCGGTTCCGGACCGGCCCAGATCGATTTTAGACCGAACCGGACCAGTATATAGGGGGCAGGGCAGGGCTGGGTTGGGACAGGGAAAGGGTTGTGCCGGGTAGTTTCGATGTACTGGTTAACCGAACAGGTCAAAAACGGTACGGCCAAGTCATAGTCGAACCGGTTAACCGAACCCGTTCAACGGctatttcagatttttttttatttaattaagttGACCGTTGGCAATGGTCAACTGCCATTTTGACCGTTACCCAACGGctattttgcaagaatagccttttttgggcattttttttcaaaaatagcacttttagtatttactaatttagccctttgaaaaactataaatatacCCCCccatcttcttcatttcttcactcatctctcaattctcaaacccaaattctcaattgtcattctctcattcttcacctAAATTGCAATCAACTATTTGccattcatttttatttttgaaattttatttatggtattatttaaagtttgaactttgaactttgagCAACTAACGTTTCTTCGTGGTAACACCGGAGTTGCGAAATTCAATTTCAAGATTtcaaaaatcatcaagtgttcaaTTTATTGCGAAATTCGGTGCACTCGCTCCAACTCTTTctcttatttactattttatttgcatatttaatttttattagtaGTTAAATTTTCATAATATGTTTAATACTGCAAAAAGAGTTTATAATAAGGTTGCTAATCGGGATaatcagaaaaataaaaaaagaggtaTTACTTCAACTTCTAGTAGTAATTTAAATGACTTTACACATGTTTCTGAAACATCAcctgataataatatagattatgaaTAATTACAGGAAGATTTCGGTAGAAAAGATAATGAATTAGAAATTGAAGACGAGACACCACTTACACCTAGTAGTGTTGGAGTTGGTAGCAGGGGTGGGGGACGTGGCGCTAGTAGTAGACCACCTGTGGCCCCGACTAGTAATCAGAGAAGgagaagtaaagtttgaaaatattttgagGAAATAGAGAATTCTGATAGAGTTAGATACAAAATTTGTAAAGATAATTTTAAACATAAGATTGGAGGAAGTTTATGGGGGGACTGTGAGACTTAGTAGACATATGAGGATTACTCATCCTATAGAATGAGGCTCTGATTTAGATGAAAATCAAGGAACTCTAAACCCTAGTATTGGAGGACttatgaaatatgataaaatgaaggatcgtgaggagttagcaaaaatgattgctttgggttgtctacctttttcttttgcttcttcattatatcttattatgtatattcaaaggatttataatcctttatttaaaggtatccctagaagtacctgtagatttgatatctttagaCTTCATGGACAATATCATACATACATACGTTATTTGTTTGGCCATCttccttgtagagtttctctaACTTCTGATATTGGCCATGCTGATAATGGAAATGATTAGTTGACAATTACATGTCATTGGATAGATAATAATTATtatatgcaaaaacgtattatcgcTTTTAAATATAATGAAGATCAAAGTCATGCTACTATTTTTATAAGTACTACTATTTGCGAAATTGTTGAATTATATAATCTTAATAAAAAAGTATTATGTATGTCTTTTGATAACGTTTCTAACAATAATGCCGCTATTTCAATATTAAGATTATATTTGAAATCACCACTTGGCGAAAATTTTCATGTTAGGTGTGCATGTCATGTTTATAATCTAATTATTAAAAGTGGTCTTGATTTATTTTCAACTGAGATTACTCATGTTAGAAGAGCAGTTGGTATTATTCAAAGAAATGATAGACAATCTAGAATTAGGGAATTTAAGACTAAGTGTACGGAGCATAACCTTAACCCCAAATTAATGCCAGATGAAATTGTTACTAGATGGAATTAtacatacttatttttaaaatgttgcTACAAAATTGCCGATAACTAAGCTAATGCGCATTGTACTGATCCAAACCGTATGTTAACAACTAATACTTGGGAGGCCATTAATGATGTTGttaaatttttacataaatttaatacaactactgttgagttttctggagcataTTACCCTACTGTTACTATGGCTTTAGTACATATAGTTGAAATTTCTTTTCTACTCTCTgaatttaagaagaaagaaaaatattaggatgatgttgaaaaaatattgtcacgacccgaaatttccaccttcagaccgtgatggcgcctaacatttcacttgctaggcaatccaacgttagaataatattagccatttttaaaataatttttaaatttattgataacaaataaataaatgcggaagtaaggtctgaaatatagtgaa contains:
- the LOC104095787 gene encoding uncharacterized protein, whose amino-acid sequence is MASLIHLPSATSAVTSRHALHKQLQLLKTQRVPNRMTFPCMSQKPFSICCSNQSPWEPAPVTYVPSDNNEDKFLEGTTNIFETMSSSKPAESSLTEAKGLTDVKNHPPLQLQYLQWPVWVLGPAVLLATGMVPTLWLPISSVFIGPNIASLLSLTGLDCIYNLGANLFLLLADSCARSPDTSEDSSSKPPFSYQLWNMVANVMGLVIPLAVLFGSQNSFLQPQLPFISYAVLLGPYLLLLCIQILTEMLTWHWKSPVWLVTPVVYEAYRVLQLMRGLKLSAELAAPSWMLHTIRGLVCWWVLILGMQLMRVAWYAGFTARAHQKQLHTLPNVD